Proteins from a genomic interval of Gemmatimonadaceae bacterium:
- the hutH gene encoding histidine ammonia-lyase, giving the protein MPPEVVIDGNSLTIEQVAAVARDRARVSLAPQSRQRARLTRGIVELLVSKRAVAYGVTTGFGKLSEVAIPPERLAELQVNLVRSHAAGVGDLLPEREVRAMMLLRANVISKGYSGARIELAELLLEMLNAGLHPPIPEQGSVGASGDLAPLAHLALSVIGEGTLHRGDECGPAADMLRAVNLEPMTLATKEGLTLINGTQAHTAIASLALVDAHRLWRTAHIAGAMSLEALLGTPVAFDPRIHDVRGQLGQAASAAYLRELLADSEIRESHRENDPRVQDAYALRCMPQVHGPVLDALDFAASVIGRELNAATDNPLVFESGDLLSGGNFHGQSVAMALDFMAIALTNLATIAERRIDRLVHPDLNQGLPPFLTRDAGVNSGFMMAQVTAASLASECKVLSHPASVDTIPTDGSKEDVVPMAMAAAWKLRRIVKNVRYVLAIELMCGAQGIDYRAPLKPGRGVARAHAAVRAAVPPLDRDRVLAPDIERLAELIQGDALFPNIE; this is encoded by the coding sequence ATGCCTCCCGAAGTCGTCATCGACGGCAACTCTCTCACGATCGAGCAGGTCGCCGCCGTCGCGCGCGACCGTGCACGCGTCTCGTTGGCGCCGCAGTCACGACAGCGCGCGCGACTGACGCGCGGCATCGTCGAGCTGCTCGTCAGCAAACGCGCTGTCGCGTATGGCGTGACGACCGGCTTCGGCAAGTTGTCCGAAGTCGCCATCCCGCCGGAGCGGTTGGCCGAGCTGCAAGTGAATCTCGTGCGCAGTCACGCGGCGGGCGTCGGCGATCTGCTTCCCGAGCGCGAAGTGCGCGCGATGATGCTTCTCCGCGCGAACGTCATTTCCAAGGGCTACTCGGGCGCGCGCATCGAGCTCGCGGAGCTGTTGCTCGAGATGCTCAACGCGGGGCTGCACCCGCCGATTCCCGAGCAGGGCAGCGTCGGTGCGAGCGGCGATCTCGCGCCGCTCGCGCATCTCGCGCTGTCCGTGATCGGGGAAGGAACGCTCCATCGCGGCGATGAATGCGGGCCCGCCGCCGACATGCTGCGCGCGGTGAATCTGGAGCCGATGACGCTGGCGACGAAGGAAGGACTGACGCTCATCAACGGCACGCAGGCGCATACGGCGATTGCGTCGCTGGCGCTCGTCGATGCGCACCGGCTCTGGCGCACCGCGCACATTGCCGGCGCCATGTCGCTCGAAGCGCTGCTCGGCACCCCGGTCGCGTTCGACCCGCGCATCCACGACGTGCGCGGACAGCTCGGCCAGGCGGCGTCGGCGGCGTATCTGCGCGAGCTGTTGGCGGACAGCGAGATTCGCGAATCGCATCGCGAGAACGATCCACGCGTGCAGGATGCGTACGCGCTCCGCTGCATGCCGCAGGTGCACGGCCCGGTGCTCGACGCGTTGGATTTCGCCGCATCGGTCATTGGGCGCGAGCTGAATGCGGCCACCGACAATCCGCTCGTGTTCGAGAGCGGCGATCTGTTGAGCGGCGGCAATTTCCACGGGCAGTCGGTGGCGATGGCGCTCGACTTCATGGCGATCGCGCTCACGAACCTCGCGACGATCGCCGAGCGGCGGATCGATCGGCTGGTGCATCCGGATTTGAATCAAGGGCTGCCGCCATTCCTGACGCGCGACGCCGGCGTCAACTCCGGGTTCATGATGGCGCAGGTGACCGCGGCGTCGCTGGCGAGCGAGTGCAAGGTGCTGTCGCATCCGGCGAGCGTGGACACCATTCCGACGGACGGCAGCAAGGAAGATGTGGTGCCGATGGCGATGGCGGCCGCGTGGAAGCTCAGGCGCATCGTCAAGAACGTACGGTACGTGCTGGCGATCGAGTTGATGTGCGGCGCGCAGGGAATCGATTATCGGGCGCCGCTCAAGCCGGGGCGCGGCGTGGCACGCGCGCACGCGGCCGTGCGCGCCGCGGTGCCGCCGCTCGACCGCGACCGCGTGCTGGCGCCGGACATCGAGCGTCTCGCCGAACTGATTCAGGGCGATGCGCTGTTTCCAAATATTGAATGA
- the hutU gene encoding urocanate hydratase has translation MSVLTRPDPTTDHAPRTVRAPRGSALSCKGWQQEAALRMLMNNLDPEVAERPQDLVVYGGTGKAARNWEAFDAIVAALRKLEHDETLLIQSGKPVGVFRTHAWSPRVLIANSNLVGRWANWDYFRELERAGLIMYGQMTAGSWIYIGSQGIVQGTYETFGAVADTHFNGTLAGRFVLTAGLGGMGGAQPLAATMNDAAILGIEVDEARIDKRIETGYCDRKTSNLDEALGWIREATDAKRRLSVGLAGNAAEILPELVRRGVTPDVLTDQTSAHDTLNGYVPAGMSLDDAAALRRGDPNEYVRRANASIVEHVKAMLAMQARGAIAFDYGNNIRTVALDNGVANAFNIPGFVPEYVRPLFCAGKGPFRWVALSGDKKDLDRTDELVLELFPHDAHLRRWIEMARERIHFQGLPARICWLGQGERAKFGVALNDLVAKGELSAPIVIGRDHLDTGSVASPFRETEAMKDGSDAIADWPILNALLNTASGASWVSFHHGGGVGIGNSLHAGQVIVADGTPEMRVRLERVLTNDPGIGVARHAEAGYDIAIRTAEEQGIQLPMRG, from the coding sequence ATGTCCGTATTGACCCGACCCGACCCGACGACCGACCACGCGCCCCGCACGGTTCGCGCGCCGCGCGGCTCGGCGCTCTCCTGCAAAGGCTGGCAGCAGGAGGCCGCGCTGCGCATGCTGATGAACAACCTCGATCCCGAGGTGGCCGAGCGGCCGCAGGATCTCGTGGTGTATGGCGGAACGGGAAAGGCGGCGCGCAACTGGGAGGCGTTCGACGCCATCGTCGCGGCGCTGCGCAAGCTCGAGCACGACGAGACGCTGCTCATTCAAAGCGGCAAGCCGGTCGGCGTGTTTCGCACCCACGCCTGGTCGCCGCGCGTGCTCATCGCCAACAGCAACCTCGTGGGTCGCTGGGCGAACTGGGACTACTTTAGAGAACTCGAACGAGCCGGCCTGATCATGTACGGCCAGATGACCGCGGGCTCGTGGATCTACATCGGCTCGCAGGGAATCGTGCAGGGCACGTACGAGACGTTTGGCGCCGTGGCCGACACGCACTTCAACGGCACGCTCGCCGGCCGCTTCGTGCTCACCGCCGGCCTGGGCGGCATGGGCGGCGCGCAGCCGCTGGCCGCGACGATGAACGACGCCGCGATCCTGGGGATCGAAGTCGACGAGGCGCGCATCGACAAGCGCATCGAGACCGGCTACTGCGATCGCAAGACGTCGAATCTCGACGAAGCGCTTGGGTGGATTCGCGAGGCGACCGACGCGAAGCGCCGGCTGTCGGTGGGGCTCGCCGGCAATGCGGCGGAGATCCTGCCGGAGCTGGTACGTCGCGGCGTCACGCCGGATGTTCTGACCGACCAGACGAGCGCGCACGATACGTTGAATGGATATGTGCCGGCCGGCATGTCGCTCGACGACGCGGCGGCGCTCCGGCGCGGCGATCCCAACGAGTACGTTCGCCGCGCGAATGCCTCGATCGTCGAGCACGTGAAGGCGATGCTCGCCATGCAGGCGCGCGGCGCGATCGCGTTCGACTACGGCAACAACATTCGCACGGTGGCGCTCGACAACGGCGTGGCGAACGCCTTCAACATTCCGGGCTTCGTGCCCGAGTACGTGCGGCCGCTGTTTTGCGCGGGGAAGGGTCCGTTTCGGTGGGTGGCATTGTCCGGGGACAAGAAAGATCTCGATCGCACCGACGAGCTCGTGCTCGAGCTCTTCCCGCACGACGCGCACTTGCGGCGCTGGATCGAGATGGCGCGCGAACGCATTCACTTTCAGGGATTGCCGGCGCGCATCTGCTGGCTGGGGCAGGGCGAGCGCGCGAAGTTCGGCGTCGCGTTGAATGATTTAGTAGCAAAAGGAGAATTAAGCGCACCGATCGTCATCGGCCGCGATCATCTGGACACCGGCAGCGTTGCCTCGCCGTTCCGCGAAACCGAAGCGATGAAGGATGGCAGCGATGCGATCGCCGACTGGCCGATTCTCAACGCGCTCCTGAACACGGCGAGCGGTGCCTCGTGGGTCTCGTTCCATCACGGCGGCGGCGTGGGCATCGGGAACTCGCTCCACGCGGGCCAGGTCATCGTCGCCGACGGCACGCCCGAAATGCGCGTGCGTCTCGAGCGCGTGCTCACGAATGACCCGGGCATCGGCGTCGCGCGGCATGCGGAGGCGGGCTACGACATCGCCATTCGGACGGCGGAAGAGCAGGGGATTCAGCTGCCGATGAGGGGATGA
- a CDS encoding radical SAM protein, translating into MLSNAFRPWHVPLFVGKYAWLKARRMPMLVSFEVTQRCNARCGFCDYWKTDASAKTQELESFAEAARFFNPMIVTFTGGEPTLRRDLEDLVGAVSRAIPLTYITLLTHGAMLTADRARALQAAGVHQLSISLDYLDERHDRARGIPGLVNRIFAAVSDMRDAGVDNVRFNTVIKNDNVDQIMPIIRRAAALGYGVNLSVYTDSKNGNRDHLIAGAQLRDVERVIADVLAFKRKTRHAVSNSEHYLEQIPRYLRGELRAPCRSGMRTVHIDPLGNVKRCPDFPTDFHWRDFKRYKPIDCNACFYACRGEAEAPLRLSRAKDMLA; encoded by the coding sequence ATGCTCTCCAACGCCTTTCGCCCCTGGCACGTTCCGCTCTTCGTCGGCAAGTACGCGTGGCTGAAGGCGCGCCGCATGCCCATGCTCGTCAGCTTCGAGGTCACGCAGCGCTGCAACGCACGCTGCGGCTTTTGCGACTACTGGAAGACTGACGCGTCGGCAAAGACGCAGGAGCTCGAGAGCTTCGCCGAGGCGGCGCGATTCTTCAACCCGATGATCGTGACGTTCACCGGCGGTGAGCCGACGCTCCGCCGCGACCTCGAGGACCTGGTCGGCGCGGTCTCGCGCGCGATCCCACTCACGTACATCACCCTGCTCACGCACGGCGCGATGCTGACGGCCGATCGCGCACGCGCGCTGCAGGCGGCCGGCGTCCACCAGCTCAGCATCTCGCTCGACTATCTCGACGAGCGGCACGACCGCGCGCGCGGCATTCCCGGCCTCGTGAACCGCATCTTCGCGGCGGTGTCCGACATGCGCGACGCCGGTGTCGACAACGTGCGGTTCAACACGGTGATCAAGAACGACAACGTCGATCAGATCATGCCGATCATCCGCCGGGCCGCGGCGCTCGGCTACGGCGTGAACCTCAGCGTCTACACCGACTCGAAGAACGGGAACCGCGACCACCTGATCGCCGGCGCGCAGCTGCGCGACGTCGAGCGAGTCATCGCCGACGTGCTCGCGTTCAAGCGCAAGACGCGGCACGCCGTCTCCAACTCCGAGCATTACCTGGAGCAGATCCCGCGCTACCTGCGCGGCGAGCTTCGCGCCCCGTGCCGGTCGGGCATGCGCACCGTCCACATCGACCCGCTCGGCAACGTGAAACGCTGTCCCGATTTTCCGACGGACTTTCACTGGCGCGACTTCAAACGCTACAAGCCGATCGACTGCAACGCGTGCTTCTACGCCTGTCGTGGCGAGGCCGAAGCGCCGCTGCGCTTGTCGCGCGCGAAGGACATGCTGGCATGA